In Blattabacterium cuenoti, the following proteins share a genomic window:
- the tsaB gene encoding tRNA (adenosine(37)-N6)-threonylcarbamoyltransferase complex dimerization subunit type 1 TsaB, translating into MSLILNIETSTKNCSVSIAKNGICLASVEECSEKYFHSEKLHTFIQYVINISGIHFQDLKSICVSKGPGSYTSLRIGASAARGLCCALDIPLLSIDTLTIMSYKINIKKGFLIPMIHAKSDFFYTSLFNESKERLSPIRIKKLDDDFFKHFSKNEKVYFIGNYPLIYKKLFFLVNKNECSYKMPSAMDMSLISYKKFCKKKFNNVEKFVPFYL; encoded by the coding sequence ATGTCTTTAATACTAAATATAGAAACTTCTACTAAAAATTGTTCAGTCAGTATTGCTAAAAACGGAATATGTTTAGCTTCTGTAGAAGAATGTTCGGAAAAATATTTTCACTCAGAAAAATTACATACATTTATACAGTACGTTATAAATATTTCCGGAATTCATTTTCAGGATTTAAAGTCTATCTGTGTTAGCAAAGGGCCGGGGTCTTATACTTCTTTGAGAATAGGAGCATCCGCTGCTAGAGGTTTATGTTGTGCTTTAGATATTCCTTTGTTATCTATAGATACATTGACAATTATGAGTTATAAAATAAACATAAAAAAAGGATTTTTGATTCCCATGATACATGCTAAATCTGATTTTTTCTATACATCATTATTTAATGAATCAAAAGAAAGATTGAGCCCTATCAGGATAAAAAAATTGGATGATGATTTTTTTAAACATTTTTCAAAAAATGAAAAAGTCTATTTTATTGGAAATTACCCTCTCATATATAAGAAATTATTTTTTCTTGTAAATAAAAATGAATGTTCATATAAAATGCCATCTGCAATGGATATGTCTCTCATTTCTTACAAAAAATTTTGTAAAAAAAAATTCAATAATGTAGAAAAATTTGTTCCTTTTTATTTATGA
- the nadE gene encoding NAD(+) synthase — translation MKEKKVIRHIVSWLKEYIQKSKSNGFILGISGGIDSSVVSYLVSMTKFPTIILEMPIMENRKNILSIKHANFLKKKFSNVHYLEKDLSALFTTFCHITHDVKNSKLSLALANVKSRIRMLTLYYYANIKNYLVVGTGNKVEDFGVGFFTKYGDGGVDLHPIADLTKSEVRFLAKKLNIIDEIQKAKPTDGLWDDHRSDEDQLGATYEELEWAMKMEIMKKKDDTLSDIEYKILKKYQILHQKNIHKMIPIPICKIPDDIKK, via the coding sequence ATGAAAGAAAAAAAAGTAATTAGACATATTGTTTCCTGGTTGAAAGAATATATTCAAAAATCTAAATCTAATGGCTTTATTCTTGGAATATCTGGAGGAATAGATTCTTCAGTAGTATCTTATTTAGTGTCTATGACTAAGTTTCCTACTATCATATTAGAAATGCCTATTATGGAAAATAGAAAAAATATTTTGTCTATAAAACATGCAAATTTTTTGAAAAAAAAATTTTCAAACGTTCATTATCTTGAAAAAGATTTGTCTGCTTTATTTACAACCTTTTGTCATATAACTCATGACGTTAAAAATTCTAAACTTTCTTTAGCGTTAGCTAATGTAAAATCCCGTATTCGTATGTTGACTTTATATTATTATGCTAATATTAAAAATTATCTTGTTGTTGGAACTGGAAATAAAGTGGAAGATTTTGGAGTGGGTTTTTTTACAAAATATGGAGATGGAGGTGTAGATTTACATCCTATAGCTGATTTGACTAAAAGTGAAGTACGTTTTTTAGCTAAAAAATTAAATATTATTGATGAAATTCAAAAAGCAAAGCCAACGGATGGACTTTGGGATGATCATAGATCGGATGAAGATCAATTAGGAGCTACTTATGAGGAACTAGAATGGGCAATGAAAATGGAAATTATGAAAAAAAAAGATGATACTTTATCCGATATAGAATACAAAATTTTAAAAAAATATCAAATTTTACATCAAAAAAATATACATAAGATGATTCCTATTCCTATATGTAAAATTCCTGATGATATTAAAAAATGA
- the folE gene encoding GTP cyclohydrolase I FolE — MTDEEKIEKIKKHFFQIMKILGLDMNDDSLRKTPKRVAKMFIQEIFSGLNPKNIPDFSIFENKYKYNQMLIEKNITVYSTCEHHFLPIVGKAHVGYISNGKVVGLSKINRIVNFYAKRPQVQERLTMQIVQSLQDMLETQDVACVIEAKHLCVNSRGIRDTDSKTITTELIGSFKKNSEIRKEFLHYIGIS; from the coding sequence ATGACTGATGAAGAAAAGATTGAAAAAATAAAAAAACATTTTTTTCAAATTATGAAAATTTTAGGTTTAGATATGAATGATGATAGTTTGCGTAAAACTCCTAAACGAGTAGCAAAAATGTTTATACAAGAAATATTTAGTGGTCTTAACCCAAAGAATATCCCTGATTTTTCTATTTTCGAGAATAAATATAAATATAATCAAATGTTAATAGAAAAAAATATAACAGTTTACTCCACTTGTGAACATCATTTTCTTCCTATTGTAGGAAAAGCTCATGTAGGTTATATTTCTAATGGAAAAGTTGTAGGCCTTTCTAAAATTAATAGAATTGTAAATTTTTATGCAAAAAGACCACAAGTTCAAGAACGTTTAACTATGCAAATTGTTCAATCTTTACAAGATATGCTAGAAACACAAGATGTTGCTTGTGTTATAGAAGCAAAACATTTATGTGTAAATTCTCGTGGAATTAGAGATACTGACAGTAAGACTATAACTACTGAGTTAATAGGATCTTTTAAAAAGAATTCAGAGATTCGGAAAGAATTTTTGCATTATATTGGAATTTCTTAA